In Xyrauchen texanus isolate HMW12.3.18 chromosome 23, RBS_HiC_50CHRs, whole genome shotgun sequence, a genomic segment contains:
- the LOC127663417 gene encoding F-box and WD repeat domain-containing 11-A isoform X1, producing MDPDMEDKTLELMCSLPRSVWLGCSSVAESLCALRCLQSLPTSRVHNQSITMMESQNHTDDVSTMKTTVLKLGNGSVRGLRKRSSQENFEKEKDLCMQVFDQWSESDQVEFVEHLIARMCHYQHGHINSYLKPMLQRDFITSLPAQGLDHIAENILSFLDARSLCSAELVCREWQRVISDGMLWKKLIERMVRTDPLWKGLSERHQWEKYLFKNRTNEVPPNSYYHSLYPKIIQDIETIEANWRCGRHNLQRIQCRSENSKGVYCLQYDDEKIISGLRDNSIKVWDKQSLDCLKVLTGHTGSVLCLQYDERVIVTGSSDSTVRVWDVGSGEVLNTLIHHNEAVLHLRFCNGLMVTCSKDRSIGVWDMASATDISLRRVLVGHRAAVNVVDFDDKYIVSASGDRTIKVWSTSTCEFVRTLNGHKRGIACLQYRDRLVVSGSSDNTIRLWDIECGACLRVLEGHEELVRCIKFDNKRIVSGAYDGKIKVWDLQAALDPRAPASTLCLRTLVEHSGRVFRLQFDEFQIISSSHDDTILIWDFLNDSTN from the exons ATGGATCCGGATATGGAGGACAAAACTCTGGAGCTGATG tgtTCTTTGCCTCGCTCTGTCTGGCTGGGTTGTTCTTCAGTGGCAGAGAGTCTGTGTGCTCTCAGATGCCTGCAGAGTCTCCCCACCTCCCGAGTTCACAACCAG AGCATAACAATGATGGAGTCACAGAACCACACAGATGATGTCTCAACAATGAAAACGACAGTACtcaag TTGGGGAACGGTTCAGTCCGGGGTTTGAGGAAGAGATCGTCTCAGGAGAACTTCGAGAAGGAGAAAGATCTGTGTATGCAGGTGTTTGATCAGTGGTCTGAATCGGATCAGGTGGAGTTTGTGGAACATCTGATCGCACGCATGTGCCATTACCAACACGGCCATATAAACTCTTACCTGAAACCCATGTTACAGAGAGACTTCATCACCTCGCTGCCAg CTCAGGGTCTGGATCACATAGCGGAGAACATCCTCTCATTTTTGGACGCTCGCTCTCTGTGCTCCGCGGAGCTCGTGTGTCGGGAGTGGCAGCGCGTCATTTCAGACGGAATGCTCTGGAAGAAACTCATCGAGAGGATGGTGCGCACGGATCCGCTGTGGAAAGGCCTGTCAGAGCGACATCAGTG ggagaaatatttatttaagaacCGAACCAACGAGGTTCCGCCCAATTCATACTATCATTCACTCTATCCCAAAATTATACAGGACATCGAG ACGATCGAAGCGAACTGGCGTTGTGGCCGTCACAATCTTCAGCGGATTCAGTGTCGATCCGAGAACAGTAAAGGAGTTTACTGCCTTCAGTACGACGACGAGAAGATCATCAGCGGCCTGCGAGACAACTCCATcaaa GTCTGGGATAAGCAGTCCCTCGACTGTTTGAAGGTTCTTACGGGACACACCGGATCAGTTCTGTGTCTGCAGTATGATGAGAGAGTCATAGTGACGGGATCTTCTGATTCTACtgtcag ggtatGGGATGTTGGTTCTGGAGAAGTTCTAAACACTCTGATCCATCATAACGAGGCAGTTCTGCACCTGCGGTTTTGTAACGGGCTTATGGTCACGTGTTCTAAAGATCGCTCCATCGGCGTGTGGGACATGGCATCCGCTACCGACATCAGTCTGCGGCGCGTGCTCGTGGGTCACCGCGCTGCCGTTAACGTGGTCGACTTTGACGACAAATACATCGTGTCTGCATCTGGAGACAGAACTATAAAA gTGTGGAGCACCAGCACGTGTGAGTTTGTGCGCACTCTGAACGGTCATAAGCGAGGTATCGCATGTCTGCAGTACAGAGACAGACTCGTGGTCAGCGGCTCTTCAGACAACACTATCAG actgtGGGACATTGAGTGTGGTGCGTGTCTGCGGGTTTTGGAGGGTCATGAGGAGCTCGTGCGCTGCATCAAATTTGATAACAAGCGGATTGTGAGCGGAGCATATGATgg GAAAATTAAAGTTTGGGATTTACAGGCTGCTTTGGATCCTCGAGCCCCTGCCAGCACATTATGTCTGCGTACActcgtg GAGCATTCTGGGCGTGTGTTCCGGCTGCAGTTTGATGAGTTCCAGATTATTAGCAGTTCCCATGACGACACAATCCTTATATGGGACTTCCTGAATGACTCCACCAATTGA
- the LOC127663417 gene encoding F-box and WD repeat domain-containing 11-A isoform X2 → MDPDMEDKTLELMSITMMESQNHTDDVSTMKTTVLKLGNGSVRGLRKRSSQENFEKEKDLCMQVFDQWSESDQVEFVEHLIARMCHYQHGHINSYLKPMLQRDFITSLPAQGLDHIAENILSFLDARSLCSAELVCREWQRVISDGMLWKKLIERMVRTDPLWKGLSERHQWEKYLFKNRTNEVPPNSYYHSLYPKIIQDIETIEANWRCGRHNLQRIQCRSENSKGVYCLQYDDEKIISGLRDNSIKVWDKQSLDCLKVLTGHTGSVLCLQYDERVIVTGSSDSTVRVWDVGSGEVLNTLIHHNEAVLHLRFCNGLMVTCSKDRSIGVWDMASATDISLRRVLVGHRAAVNVVDFDDKYIVSASGDRTIKVWSTSTCEFVRTLNGHKRGIACLQYRDRLVVSGSSDNTIRLWDIECGACLRVLEGHEELVRCIKFDNKRIVSGAYDGKIKVWDLQAALDPRAPASTLCLRTLVEHSGRVFRLQFDEFQIISSSHDDTILIWDFLNDSTN, encoded by the exons ATGGATCCGGATATGGAGGACAAAACTCTGGAGCTGATG AGCATAACAATGATGGAGTCACAGAACCACACAGATGATGTCTCAACAATGAAAACGACAGTACtcaag TTGGGGAACGGTTCAGTCCGGGGTTTGAGGAAGAGATCGTCTCAGGAGAACTTCGAGAAGGAGAAAGATCTGTGTATGCAGGTGTTTGATCAGTGGTCTGAATCGGATCAGGTGGAGTTTGTGGAACATCTGATCGCACGCATGTGCCATTACCAACACGGCCATATAAACTCTTACCTGAAACCCATGTTACAGAGAGACTTCATCACCTCGCTGCCAg CTCAGGGTCTGGATCACATAGCGGAGAACATCCTCTCATTTTTGGACGCTCGCTCTCTGTGCTCCGCGGAGCTCGTGTGTCGGGAGTGGCAGCGCGTCATTTCAGACGGAATGCTCTGGAAGAAACTCATCGAGAGGATGGTGCGCACGGATCCGCTGTGGAAAGGCCTGTCAGAGCGACATCAGTG ggagaaatatttatttaagaacCGAACCAACGAGGTTCCGCCCAATTCATACTATCATTCACTCTATCCCAAAATTATACAGGACATCGAG ACGATCGAAGCGAACTGGCGTTGTGGCCGTCACAATCTTCAGCGGATTCAGTGTCGATCCGAGAACAGTAAAGGAGTTTACTGCCTTCAGTACGACGACGAGAAGATCATCAGCGGCCTGCGAGACAACTCCATcaaa GTCTGGGATAAGCAGTCCCTCGACTGTTTGAAGGTTCTTACGGGACACACCGGATCAGTTCTGTGTCTGCAGTATGATGAGAGAGTCATAGTGACGGGATCTTCTGATTCTACtgtcag ggtatGGGATGTTGGTTCTGGAGAAGTTCTAAACACTCTGATCCATCATAACGAGGCAGTTCTGCACCTGCGGTTTTGTAACGGGCTTATGGTCACGTGTTCTAAAGATCGCTCCATCGGCGTGTGGGACATGGCATCCGCTACCGACATCAGTCTGCGGCGCGTGCTCGTGGGTCACCGCGCTGCCGTTAACGTGGTCGACTTTGACGACAAATACATCGTGTCTGCATCTGGAGACAGAACTATAAAA gTGTGGAGCACCAGCACGTGTGAGTTTGTGCGCACTCTGAACGGTCATAAGCGAGGTATCGCATGTCTGCAGTACAGAGACAGACTCGTGGTCAGCGGCTCTTCAGACAACACTATCAG actgtGGGACATTGAGTGTGGTGCGTGTCTGCGGGTTTTGGAGGGTCATGAGGAGCTCGTGCGCTGCATCAAATTTGATAACAAGCGGATTGTGAGCGGAGCATATGATgg GAAAATTAAAGTTTGGGATTTACAGGCTGCTTTGGATCCTCGAGCCCCTGCCAGCACATTATGTCTGCGTACActcgtg GAGCATTCTGGGCGTGTGTTCCGGCTGCAGTTTGATGAGTTCCAGATTATTAGCAGTTCCCATGACGACACAATCCTTATATGGGACTTCCTGAATGACTCCACCAATTGA